One region of Chloroflexota bacterium genomic DNA includes:
- a CDS encoding glycosyltransferase family 2 protein, with translation MGGGEPVRAITVAICTHGEAPHLAEALASVVEQDAPADLRVDILCVDNNPTPAVTLSGDLATRVRVVHEPTPGLSRARNAAVAHALGDAIAFMDDDAVAARGWVAALARDLERTGAWCLGGRVLPRWPGDEPTWLDPRLRYLLSVVDLGDDVRYLRGPIFPCGANLAIRKFAFERVGLFRLSLGRRPGSLLSGEEIDFFRRVLRAGGTVAYTPHAVVHHIIPASRLTPTFLRRRAWWEGKTLALLDRLDRGWAYALAVALARTGLAMVREPAAWVGARWAGRTPELPLCRAAKVRGYWAGLFSPFNRE, from the coding sequence ATGGGCGGCGGTGAGCCTGTCCGCGCCATCACGGTCGCCATTTGCACCCACGGCGAAGCGCCGCACCTGGCCGAGGCGCTGGCGTCGGTCGTGGAGCAGGACGCGCCCGCCGACCTGCGCGTGGACATCCTCTGCGTGGACAATAACCCCACGCCCGCCGTAACGCTGTCGGGCGACCTGGCGACCCGCGTGCGCGTCGTCCACGAGCCGACGCCCGGGCTTTCTCGGGCGCGCAACGCCGCTGTGGCCCATGCCCTCGGCGATGCCATCGCCTTCATGGACGACGACGCGGTGGCAGCGCGGGGCTGGGTCGCGGCCCTGGCCCGCGACCTGGAGCGCACCGGCGCCTGGTGCCTGGGCGGGCGGGTGCTCCCGCGGTGGCCCGGCGACGAGCCGACCTGGCTGGACCCGCGCCTGCGCTATCTGCTCAGCGTCGTGGACCTGGGCGACGACGTCCGGTACCTACGAGGGCCTATCTTCCCCTGCGGCGCGAACCTCGCCATACGGAAGTTTGCCTTTGAGCGGGTGGGCCTGTTTCGCCTGTCGCTGGGGCGCAGGCCCGGGTCGCTTCTGTCGGGCGAGGAGATAGATTTCTTCCGTCGCGTGCTGCGGGCGGGGGGCACGGTGGCCTATACGCCTCATGCCGTTGTCCATCACATCATCCCGGCCTCGCGGCTCACGCCGACCTTTCTGCGCCGCCGCGCGTGGTGGGAGGGCAAGACCCTGGCGCTGCTGGATCGGCTGGACCGGGGCTGGGCCTACGCGCTGGCCGTGGCCCTGGCGCGGACGGGCCTGGCGATGGTGCGCGAACCGGCCGCATGGGTTGGGGCGCGGTGGGCGGGGCGCACGCCCGAACTCCCCCTCTGTCGCGCCGCGAAGGTGCGCGGGTACTGGGCCGGGCTGTTCTCTCCCTTTAACCGCGAATAG
- a CDS encoding DUF72 domain-containing protein has protein sequence MSRIYVGTSSWSDHANFYPSGLPSNQQIVFYAQHFPIVEINSTFYRMMPARNFQLWAERTPPGFIFDVKPYRQLTWHDRENPPDDEAFAAFRESIQPLREARKLGAVTFQFPPRYAYSAENLDYIRRCRDALPDDRLSIEFRNRSWLEGDRVPEVLEALRKMGLALTVVDEPQVGAGSVPIVAEVASPELSVVRFHGRNVGTWYKQVERTASRFDYLYSEDELREWVPRVARLAGAAREVHIFFNNNKANYAVTNARQLTLLLRESLAEHEVIQPATLL, from the coding sequence ATGAGCAGAATCTACGTGGGCACATCCTCCTGGTCCGATCACGCGAACTTCTACCCGTCCGGCCTGCCGAGCAATCAGCAGATCGTCTTCTACGCGCAGCACTTTCCCATCGTGGAGATCAACTCCACGTTCTACCGCATGATGCCCGCGCGAAACTTCCAGTTGTGGGCCGAACGCACGCCGCCCGGCTTCATCTTTGACGTGAAGCCCTACCGCCAGTTGACGTGGCACGACCGCGAGAATCCTCCCGACGATGAGGCGTTCGCCGCCTTCCGAGAATCCATCCAGCCCCTGCGGGAGGCGCGCAAACTGGGCGCGGTTACGTTCCAGTTCCCGCCCCGCTACGCGTATTCGGCGGAGAACCTGGACTACATCCGCCGATGCCGCGATGCCCTGCCCGATGACCGGCTGAGCATTGAGTTTCGCAACCGCTCATGGCTAGAGGGCGACCGCGTACCGGAGGTGCTGGAGGCGCTGCGGAAGATGGGGCTTGCGCTGACGGTGGTGGACGAGCCGCAGGTGGGCGCGGGGAGCGTGCCCATCGTGGCGGAGGTGGCCAGTCCCGAACTGAGCGTGGTGCGCTTCCACGGGCGGAATGTGGGGACGTGGTACAAGCAGGTGGAGCGCACGGCGAGCCGTTTTGACTACCTGTACTCCGAGGATGAACTGCGCGAGTGGGTCCCGCGGGTGGCGCGGCTGGCGGGCGCGGCGCGCGAGGTGCACATCTTCTTCAACAACAACAAGGCCAACTACGCCGTTACCAACGCCCGCCAACTGACGCTGCTCTTACGGGAGTCGCTGGCCGAGCACGAGGTCATCCAACCGGCTACACTGCTTTGA